Genomic window (Nicotiana sylvestris chromosome 7, ASM39365v2, whole genome shotgun sequence):
tctgcaattccaaacaatgAAAAATGATTAAACCATTCGATTATAAAAGTCTGCCAGTGATTCGCATTTGTGGTCACTTAACTGCATCTGCGGTGCCGCTTATGCGGTCCAAGCATCGTATTTGCAATTCACCCCCCAGCACTGACCTTCCGCTTCTACGGCTCAATGTTCGCACATGCACTTCCGCTTCTGTGGACAATGCACCGCACCTGTGGTACATGCTCGTCTAGCCCAGTTCCACTTCTGCGCTTGCGCATCTGCGTCCAATCGTCCACACCTACGGACCCAGCATCCCCCAGTCAATCACCATGGCCAAGTAGTCATTTGTGCGGCCTCGCACTTGCGGCACAACCATCGCAGGTGCAAAGCACCAGATCTCAGCAAACTTTCGCAATGCAACCAAGTCTCAAAATGGCCCGAAATCAATTCGAAACAAACCCGGGGCCTCCGGAACcctgtccaatcacaccaaccaataCCAAATCATAACACGAAGTTACTCAGGActtcaaatcacataaaacaatatTAAAAATACGAATCGCACCTTAATTCAAGACTAATGAACTGATCCAAGTTCTAAATCTAAAACTTACGGTGAACAAGCCTAAACAACTTCGAATGACATCAAACattgcatgcaagtcccaaatgacacaacggacctatacTAACTCTCAAAACTGCATCCGAATCAGGTGTCAACAAAGTCAACAATCGGTCAAACCTATCAATCTTccaaaccttcaattttctaACTTTCGTTAATTCAAACCAAAACGACCTAGAAACCTCCAAATCAAAAATCCGGACATACACCTAagtcaaaatcaccatacgaagctattggagtCATCAAGACACCATTTCGAAGTCGagtacacaaaagtcaaacttcggtcaactcttacaacttaagccTCTAAccaagggactaagtgtctcaaatcaaCCAAAAACTCCCCCAAAACTACACCAAACAATCTTGCAAGTCACATAACTTAATTACACATATGTAAAGCATCAAATAGGTGAAATgaggctaaaatactcaaaatgaccgaACAAGTTATTACAAACAATTTAAGGCATCTAATAAGTGAATCACATAACAATTAAGGGGCATGTAACATGTAAAGGCTAATAACAAGTAAAGGCATGAATTAGATAAGGACATATAGCAGTAGTAACTCAAGTAAAAGCGTAAATGTAACAGTGACAGACAAGATAGGAAcatagatgagataataacaaaCCAAATAGGAAACATAAAGGCAAACTACATAAAGAACACAAGCGTGAAAGTAATATACAAAACAGAAGACATAGATGGGAATCAAGGTAGAGTGCATGTATATGTCTAACGAAAGAGTAATCATAACAGAAATCCAACTTCTTTTCTTTTCGCACGGAAATAACCAACATGCCAATCTTATTTCTAACCGCAAGGAAATACTCTTCGTGCGAACATCATATTAACCGCACGAAAATATCCATTGTGCCAAATATTGCACTAAGGCCCTAATCATCATCACTTATTATGGATAAAGAAGCTCAAGTAACATGACAATAACAAGGTATAGATGTGTGTTCATAATACTATGGTCAAGTTAAGTATGTAAGCAATCTCAAAATAGCGTGTTAATTCCTTTTAAGATGCCATACATtctaacatgatttctaacacagATAATTAAATTCATTAGTCATAGAAttaagttgtcacgacccaaaatctagccatggtcgtgatggcgcctatcgcgtTATATGGCAAGCCtacttcccaaaatattactactaaactgattataagaatttaataaaatataTCCAATATTTGAAAttttcataaactaaatcaactttaaatataattaatataaaaatacgGAAGCTAGCCCCaaacattggggtgtcactaagtcatgagcatctaaaattataaactaagatatataaactgtctaactGTCCAAAATAAGAAATGATACaaggagtaacaaggtcctacggacgctggcagctaccttgcaatctccccAGATAGCCGGCTTGAAATCAACGACCGCCGCACTCTAACTCACATGTATCTGCATATAAAGTGCAGGgttgtagtatgagtacaaccaactcaatagtagcagaaataactaaggaactgagcatTAGTGACGAGCCAAGTAAAACAGTTCAActatttatttttacaatttaaaaataacatgaataaacaggtaaattccataactcagtaaatgccacaaagaaaattaaaagataaATGCAACAACATCACAAATAAATACAACCTCACAACAGTGTCATTCCATCACTCATcactcgcactcagcactcaACATACTCAAAActctacgctcactgggggtgtgtacagactccggaggggctcccaaTGTCCAAGCGCTaagcacagacaactcacgtgctaccatatcaatatctggatccgcacggtcaactcacgtgctacgcggacaactcacgctCTATGGTATAAATACCTGgacccgcacggtcaactcacgtgctacgtggataactcacatgctatagtattaatatcctcacaaccaggctattatatcaatacctggatccgaacggtcaactcacgtgctacgcggacaactcacgcgctatggtataaATACCTGGACCTatacggtcaactcacgtgctacgcgaaCAACTCatgcgctatggtattaatatccttacaaccaggccctcggtctTACTCAATCAGGTACCTCACTAGTCTCacccatcatcaacaaataagagggcacaacccacatcaagtatcatagcatattagcaaataatagagactgaggtaagcatgtacaataatttctatgactgagtacaaataattgTGAGCATGAATAAATCCTAAGcgtgatctctaacatgaaggcagacaagttcaacaacaagtaactacGTAAATACAGATAATGGCCATGAGGcctcacgggatggaccaagtctcaatccctcggggtatacacccacacgcccgtcacctagcatgggtatcacctctaaacaatcacatgatatcaaattcttggggtttataccctcaaagccagagttaaaactattacttacctcaacaGCGTAAAATCCTTCTTCGAGATGCCCTTGTCTCTTGACTCAATCTCCAAAAGCTTTGAATCTAACTATAATTAGGTTAATACCATCAACATGTGCTAAAGAATCAaattccacaataaaaactataaaatatgccaaaaatctgAAATCGGCCAAAATCTGGCCTCCAGGGCCATATCTTGGAATCAGTCAAAAATGGTAGAATAATAATCCTTGTCctctcccgagtctaaccatataaaatttgtCAAAATTGGACTtcgtttggtccctcaaatcctcacttaaaactcaagccctaactccctcaatttcactttgaaatcatcaatcaaatcccaaaaacgaagatggattcatgaaatataatcaaaactgagtagagaacacttaccccaatccatatggtgaaaatagcctccaaaatcgcccaaatccgagctctccaactcaaaatatgaccgaatgaacaaaaccttattttatatatttttctgccagaTATTCTGCCTCGTTTTTCGTGCGAAACGATCCTGAAACTCACATTTTATACCTCCAATGGATtgcttgtgaaattctagtcaagttaggcttttgaatcactcaatttgaccttataatgaatgagatatgtaggtttaaatatttgcaaatagtgcagatttttaaatacgccgtcagtggcaatttcgtaattaatttgaaaaatctggcaacctaattcttagtaaaacaACTATAAAATCCTTATAAGATGTCCAAATTCGATTATTCTTTTTTTTACgggtccgtaattacgatacgaatctaatgcttcaatcaaaaaagaaatcggagctcatttattcaatatgatatcatttatgcttgaagaaacggcgtcaaaacataagaaaaacgagtgcAGCACAACCCAAAccaatccgaaactcacccgaggccctcgggacctccaCCAATAATttcaacaagtcatatatcactacccgaacttagtcgaacctccggaacacccaaaacaacaccaaaacaccaaatcaacctcgaattcaagcctaagaacttctaaactttcaactttcgccaattcaagcctaattctaccatggacctccaaaatacattctggaCACACTCTTAAGTCTAAAAttacccaacgaagctaatcgaatcataaaaatccaaattcgaactAAGAGaataagtgttcatttcactccTAAACTACTCCGAACCTAAACCTACgaactcgatacaactcaacacagctgaACAATACATAAATAAGCATAGATGGGGAAATGGAgctataactctcagaacgaacgaacgagtcgttacatcctccctctcttaaaaaaacgttcatcctcgaaccaGTCTAAAACATACctaaaatcacatgatataccacataattcAAACACTCACAACGATGATTTCTAATCATAGCAGCTGCCCAAAATAACCAAACGCttgtaataaacctcttatcggACAGAACTTGAACAAGCTATATCAAGTCAAAAATCAAACACCTATTAGTCCTTGCTACATCTCAAGTAaacccttctcgtcacattcgaTCAATCCAAACACAATCTCACAGTCAAATCATACTCGCCACATAGCCATCAAATCACAAATTCCACTAGTAGGGACACCAACGGACATataagcacgtgctcacacaatcaacaccttagTGATCAATCTACAGTCAaaatctggcctcaagtcctccagactggcccaacatcaacacacaaaaatcacatctcgcacctcatccagggaatcacaagtcgtcgatgcataactgataccgagcgctcatgtgcgcatacgaattTTGGAAGGAACTCAAAGGGTGACACTTCAAGTTGAATCAATACTGCACGATAAAAAtccaagaatgtgaaattttcctaaaagtTTTGCaggtaccgatccgcaagactctattagaccctctcatgacttgtgagactatgtaacctaggctctgctaccaacttgtcacgacccaaaatctagccatggttgtgatggcgcctatcgcgtTATAAGGCAAGCAtacttcccaaaatattactactaaatcgattataagaatttaataaaacatATCCAATATTTGAAAGTTTCATAAACTAAATCAGctttaaatataattaatataaaaatacgGAAGCTAGCCCCAAACATCgtggtgtcactaagtcatgagcgtccaaaactataaactaagatacaaAAACTGTCTAACTGTCCAAAATAAGAAATGACACaaggagtaacaaggtcctgcggacgctggcaactaccttgcaatctccctaGATAGACGGCCTAAAATCAACGACCGccgcgctctaactcacctggatctgcacataaaatgcagggtgtagtatgagtacaaccaactcaatagtaacagaaataactaaggaactgagctGTAGTGACGAGCTACGTAAAatagtccaattatttattttcacaatttaaaaaTAACAGGAATAAATAGGTAAATTCCATAATTCAGTAAATGTCACAAAGAAAACtaacagataaatgcagcaacATCACAAATAAATACAACTTCTCAGCAGTGTAACTCCATCACTCATCACTCGGACTCAGCACTCAACACACTCAAAACACTCAACACTctgcgctcactatgggtgtgtacagactccggatggGCTCCCAAAGTCCAAGCGCTAAGCAcaaacaactcacgtgctaccatatcaatatctggatccgcacggtcaactcacgtgctacgcgaaCAACTCACACGCTATGGTATAAATACCTGgacccgcacggtcaactcacgtgctacgtggacaactcacgcgctatggtattaatatcctcacaaccagtcCATCATATTaatacctggatccgcacggtcaactcacgtgctacgcgaaCAACTCATGCGCTATGGTATAAATACCTGGActcgcacggtcaactcacgtgctacgcggacaactcacgcgctatggtattaatatcctcacaaccagtccatcatatcaatacctggatccgcacggtcaactcacgtgctacgcgaacaactcacgtgctatggtaTAAATATCTGgacccgcacggtcaactcacgtgctacacggACAACTTACGCGCTGTGGTATTAATAACCTTACAACCAGGCCCTTGGTCttactcaatcatgtacctcactatcctcaccatcatcaacaaataagaggacacaacccacatcaagtatcaaagcatattagtaaataatagagactgaggtaaacatgtacaataatttctatgactgagtacaaataatgtgagcatgaataaagcctaagcgtgatctctaacatgaaggcagACAAGTTCAGCAACAAGTAACTATGTAAACACAGATAATGGCCATGAGGcctcacgggatggaccaagtctcaatccctcggggtatacacccacacgcccatcacctagcatgggtatcacctccaaacaatcacatgatatcaaattctcggggtttataccctcaaagccagagttaaaactgttGCTTACCTCAACAGCGTAAAATCCTACTTCGGAATGCCCTCGTCTCTTGACTCAGTCTCCAAAAGCTTcgaatctaaccataatcagGTTAATACCATCAACATGTGCTAAAGAAtcgaattccacaataaaaattacaaaatatgccaaaaatccaaaatcggccaaaacccagcccccgggcccatgtctcggaatcagtcaaaaatagaataataatacTAGTCTTCTCccaagtctaaccatataaaattcgtcaaaatcggactccgtttgttccctcaaatcctcacttaaaactcaagccctaactccctcaatttcactttgaaaccatcaatcaaatcccaaaaacgaagatggattcatgaaatataatcaaaatcgagtagagaacacttaccccaatccatattgTGAGAAtcacctccaaaatcgcccaaatccaagctctccaactcaaaatatgaccgaatgagcaaacccttattttatatatttttctgcctgttattctgcctcgtttctcatgCCAAACGATCCCGAAACTCACTTTTTATACCTTCAATGGATTGCTTGTGAAAtgctagtcaagttaggcttttgaatcactcaatttgaccttataatgaatgagatatgtaggtttaaatatttgcaaatagtgcagatttttaaatacgccgtcaatggcaatttcgtaattactTTGAAAAAATCCAGCAatctaattcttagtaaaataaccgtaaaatcctcatacgatatccaaattcgacgattcttttacTACGGGtctgtaattacgatacggatctaatacttcaatcaaaaaagaaatcagAGTTCATTTATTCAATGTGTTATCATTTATGCTTGGAGAAAtggcgtcgaaacataagaaaaacgagcgcaacacaacccaaacctatccgaaactcactcgaggccctcgggacctcaaccaataattccaaatagtcatatatcactatccgaacttagtcgaacctccggaatacccaaaacaacattaaaacaccaaatcaacctcgaattcaagcctaagaacttctaaactttcaactttcgccaattcaagcctaattctaccacatacctccaaattacattttggacacactcctaagtctaaatcacccaacgaagctaatcgaaccataaaatccaaatccgaattcgtttactcataagtcaacttccgattgacttttctaacttagctttctaactaagagactgAGTGTTCATTTCACTCATAAACTACTCCGAACtcaaacctaccaactcgatacaactcaacacagctgaACAACATATAAATAAGCATAGATGGGGGAAATAGGGCTATAACTTTCAGAACGAACGACCGAGTCGTTACATAAGTGAAGCATAAGTCAAGGCATCACTAAGTTCAACAAGGCACAAAGAAACATATAATCCCCCTCCCGAGCATGAAAATCCCGACACATGCATATATGTCTGTTACCTCGTATATGCATCACGCCCCCCTCCATATAGCAAACAATATCATATATTAGAAAAATTCTCTAAATAAAGCTAGGCAAGACACATACCTCATTCCGAAATTATTTTCATAATCAAATACCGTCTTCTTTAGAAATACTCTTCAAAACAAACAAACCTAGTCAAATATCATCCAAGGAAGTCAAACAATATAAAAGAAAACATCCTCAATCAATAAAGGTTCAACACTTGCCAAAATCCCAAAAGTCAACCCAAGCTCGCACGATCTATAATTGAAATAGAGACCAAATCCCGATGAACCATaaccccacgaatccaaatatataatttgattcgaaatctgacctcaatttgaggtctaaatcttaattttacaaaattcctaaattctacccgaGACCCTCAATTTCTACGTTTAAACTAGTAAACTTAAGGATAAAAATCTATGGGTgtttataaaaataaatcaaaactAGATGAAAATCACTAACCAATAATGTTGCaatgaaaatctcttcaaaaaatATCTCCAATCCGTGATCTTGGTCTCAAAAATGATGAAAGATGGTCATATCACGATTTTCAACTTTTTAAATACCTGGGTGTCAggtgctcttcgcgttcgcggagcacGTACCGCATTCGTGAAGGACATAGGCCACCTGCCACATTTCAGATTGAtccaaaatcaatctgaaactcaCCTAAGCCCTCGGGCTCCAATCCGAACAtccacacaagtgtaataacatcacaCAAACTCCCTCGCAAGCTCAAATTATTAGAATAACATCTAAATTCAAGAAGTGATCATCAAAACTTTAAGATTTTCAAAGTTTAAAACTCAATTTTGCCAACTTTTCACATAAAGCGCCGAAATGGCTTTGGGTCACCTGGTACCCCAACCATACGTACGTACAAGTCCAACTCATCATACGAATCTACCAGAATCGTCAAAATACCGATCCAAGGTCGTTTACTACAAATATTGACCAAGGTGAACTCTAGTCATTTTTAAAgtcaaaaatcatatttttttaaaaattcaaatttaaactttccaaaaatcgACACAGATCATGCATGCGAGTCATAAATCATCAAAGTGAGCTGTGAAAAGTCTCGGAACACAGAAAAGGTAGCCAGTACTCAAAACTACCGGCCCGATCGTTACACCCACACGTCATATATTGTACTCTCACCACTAAACCAAAACATTGGGAGCAATTTCTCAATTATACAATAACATACTTTCACAACAAAGAAAATTTGTTGGAAGAAAAGGACGTAAAATGCTCCATTCATGTCACGCTATCCAAATTCAGAAGCTCCTTGTAATGAATGGACAAAATTGAAAACGTTCTTACAAAGAAGATCGGAAGGAGAGAGAAACGCCACCTGGAACAAAAGAACTAGTATATCTTTACTAGTTTCATACATGGCACTTGTGGCCGAAATTGAACGCATTTCATGAAAGAAGGCCAGTGGCTGAAAAAAAATATTAGAAACAAAAAAACAGCCATATCTGTGACcagttttataaaataaatgccAAGTGTAGAAGGATATAACAACATAGCAACTGAAAATCAATCGTTATATTGTCAGTGTATCACTTGGCGTCCTTTTCTGGTTCTAATTTCATCCTCTAGAAGGAAAATAGCCAAAGACAAGTACAAGTGGTCAATGTTTCATAGGAAAACGACTCGCTCGAAAGACTTGCAACAATTTCGAGCACTCGATTAAGGGTAGAGAGTAACCATCAGCCTTACCAGCTCAAAGGGAGGGAGCACTACAAGGAGAAACCtcagttaaattattaaagaaaaaagaaagctgAAATAGATCTAATGCCTAAAAACTAACAAACAGACACAAATTTGGCAACGAACATCAGCTGTCAAGAGTAAGCTTTCAGTCTAAGAACTTAAGTTGTCGTCAATCATTAGTTATGCAACCATCTTGGTGAGAAAGATTGACATACTTCATAGAAAATTAAGCATAAAACATTGTGAGGGAAACAAAAATAGAGAAGGTGATTTTACCATTCGTCTTACCAGTTCAGCTATGTTAAAGAAATAACACAAAATTTCCACCAAAAATCGGTTATACAACCTAAATCCTAGAATTGgctaaaaaagaaaaacagagaAGTCATACTGTCTTAGCTGTATTGTGATCTTCCCCAAGTGCTGCCAGCCTTCGCTTGGAAACCTTGGACCTATAACACCACACTTCAAATGCCTCGGTGAGGTCTGGATATTGAATCTGCTGATTTTCCAACCACTCAGTTAAAATATCTGCCTGATCAACTGATGGCAATGCAAGTATAATGGAAACAAATGCTGACTCCAAGGATTGCCATAACTCACTATCGACTTTTATTGTGAGATCATCATCAGTTTCCTCGGTGAAAGAATCAACTAAAGGCTTCATGGATCGGACAAAAGGAAGCCAGAGTTTCACCATGTGAAGTCGTTTTACAGTAGGTAACACAACTATGCCATATCCTACTGCCTCTAATACTTTTGCTGTCACCTCAAGAACCTTCAGCATTGTTTTTAGAATTTGATTTTCTGCTTCTTTTTGTTGAACAATTTTAACTAGTTTCATTGACAACTCTGTCCAGCTGCAAACAAAATCTCTCATAATTTCCAGCTTTCCTAATATCTGACATGCCCATGACAAGTCTGTTAAACAGGAATGCAATGATTGCAATTTCCCAGCATCTGAAATTGATTCTTGGAGATCACACAGTAGAGATTCTACAAGGTTGTTAAATCTATCAAACAGCCTGTTGGCACATCGTATGACTTCTAGCTTTATTTCTTCATCGGCAGTCAGTAAAGGAGCATCATCATCCTCAGTAAGCAGGTATTCAAGCTGTTCTTGAGCAGTGGTTTTCAGATCATTCAAAGGTGAAGGAGGTGACGATGTAGCAAATTGAAGGGCCGCTAGAAAAATCTTCATTACTGCAGCAGGATTGACTGGTTGGAGACGAGCAAGTACTGGTTCCACTTTAGATCCCATGCCTGGTATAGTATTTAATAGCTCCTCCTCTTCAGCTTCCTCCCATGGGACTGCTTCCAAATAATCCACACATACTGCAATAATTCTTGGGCATCCAAACTTGACAGCAACCCGCAATATGCCAAGGGCATTCCTGACACCGTGGCAAATTTCAGTCATTAAACTATCTGCAATGACATAGAAGAGTCGAAGGACATTGACATGGTAGTCCAAATCAGGTTCTTCACAGTAAACCTCAACACAATTGCGCGAGTCAAGAATCTGACATGTTGGCCAACTATCTGATAACCGATCAGCAAAATATTTGCTCTCTTCGACAAGAATATGTGAATGGCAGTAAAGCCAATCATCACGGCCATCCTGCGTTCTAAGCCTTACGACAACATCACTGGTTGGTCTATCTCCGATCTTGCTTGGTGTCTTTGATTCATTAGGCTGCAATGGGGAATGTTATAGGTCAGAAAATGTGATAAATTATTGGCAACAATAAACAGCTAAATCAGTAAAAGAAAAGCATGATGTCAACTTCTATGATGCCTGGAAATGATAATGTTCATACTTTAATCCTTATTAGCATAGGAGAGCGAATGCAACCGTAGGAGCAGCCAAAGAAGTAGATGCGAGAATCGACGTTTTAAAACAAATTCATGGCCATGTCCCTTGAGGCAACGGAAGGCCTAACTGCCCTGAGGCCTCCAGGTGGAGCTAAACCTTGAGCTTTCCTCCCCGTCATAGAAAAGAGGAATTTACACAGGTATAATCAATAGTTAAAATGAGTCTACGCCATGTGTACACATTAAGAGGAAATGGAATCTGTCTAAAATTTTACATTACAAAATATGAGGGGAATAAAGTAAATATTTTCCAACTTCTAAGGATTCTCATTTTTTGGCTCGTTTAATCTTTTCGAATTATTAAAGCACTTCCAAGTTAAAAGATAAGAAAATGTTCACACTCAAAACACAGACCCTATTGGCAGTGCCTTGTCTGGCCAAAGGTGGGTTGCCTCAGCTTAAGCTTTTGCCTTTCAAATCACCAGAAATATCATGAAACGTTTCCAGGAAAAACAAAATTTTAAGTAAATTGTTGCATTAACTCTTTCCTCTTTATTTCCAATTTCCATGGCTTCTGTGATAAGACACACGCTCCAAAATATATTCTTTTAGTTTTTATACTATGCAAAGACACTTACGGCTATCTCCATTAATGAACAGCACTAATCGGTGTAGCTTCTATGCATTGTCAGACCTGCAAATAGACAAGGATATATGAAATCagataaaaagaaaagatagCTGAACGGCTTAAATCAGATTCTGTATTCAGTCAGCCTACGCATCCCCAACAACTAAAAAGAGTCCAACAGAAATTTTTTTGATAATTAAATCCTATGGaacttgttttttctttttcaatagaTAAAAGTCCCAAGAGAAATTAAACAACAAAACTGAAAAAACCAAACCACTTTGTCCGTGAGATGCCCTGTTTGATTAACCGAGAAAcacaaatcaacaataaaaggttTAAGAatgtatctctctctctctctctctctctctctctctctctatatatatatatatatatatatatatatatatatatataacacaaatcaacaataaaaggttTAAGAATGTATATCTCTCtctccccctctctctctctatatatatatatgaaaatagaAATCTAGTATGCAAGCAGCATCGGGCATCAATATATCAAACACATATAAAACACTCAATCGACTGGATTAAGTAGTAAAATAGATCATATAAAAAGGTGGTAGATCAAGTAAGTTTTCAAATGGCAGACATGGCAATAAACTTATTTGTATCTACCATCTTTCTCTAAATTGATCAACTTCTCATTTTCGAAAAGGAGAGAGCAAGGGCAACCTAGTGCAATAAGCTCCCACTATGTACGGAGTCCGAGGAAGGGCTGAACCACATTGAGTATTATTTTATGCAGTCTTACCTAGCATTTctacaagaggttgtttccacggcttgaacctgTGACCTCCTAAGTCACACGGTGAGAACTTTTACCATCGCGCCAAGGCTCTCTTCCTAAAAGAAAGAACGTTTCGGATGCTTATAACACGAAAAACACTAGTGAGATCAACTTTACTCTTCTAACCACAAACTTATTTCGTTTTTTCTATTATGAAAAGATCATGAAGAAACTGTTGAATCCCACATGCTCTACACTTCTTAACCTCATCTCTTAATACTCGAACAAAGTTAAATTAATGaaagcatgctcattactgtcatCTTACTTAGCTTAACGGTGTAGGATTCTCCTCTTACCTTCTACTTCGACCT
Coding sequences:
- the LOC104235580 gene encoding BTB/POZ domain-containing protein At3g05675 gives rise to the protein MEIAPNESKTPSKIGDRPTSDVVVRLRTQDGRDDWLYCHSHILVEESKYFADRLSDSWPTCQILDSRNCVEVYCEEPDLDYHVNVLRLFYVIADSLMTEICHGVRNALGILRVAVKFGCPRIIAVCVDYLEAVPWEEAEEEELLNTIPGMGSKVEPVLARLQPVNPAAVMKIFLAALQFATSSPPSPLNDLKTTAQEQLEYLLTEDDDAPLLTADEEIKLEVIRCANRLFDRFNNLVESLLCDLQESISDAGKLQSLHSCLTDLSWACQILGKLEIMRDFVCSWTELSMKLVKIVQQKEAENQILKTMLKVLEVTAKVLEAVGYGIVVLPTVKRLHMVKLWLPFVRSMKPLVDSFTEETDDDLTIKVDSELWQSLESAFVSIILALPSVDQADILTEWLENQQIQYPDLTEAFEVWCYRSKVSKRRLAALGEDHNTAKTV